In the Blastocatellia bacterium genome, one interval contains:
- a CDS encoding DUF1349 domain-containing protein, translating into MDRIGEVAIWAQVLDKNGATIGEAKQQVINVVPPKFQVVFDPPSGAKVGQEIKVTITTIPEIDSNLVNYVWSSPISSNRMEYSNNSNEIGFKLRETKPFELLAIAKIPTLGDELAEIKANYTATAYQVKAEVVGATYSGPTPTVWDPVKQTLVPVPKGTYITDQMVTVKAEVIGEPQPNGVRWDWAVNSGTTIGNNISQTPTISRHEPGTAEAIVVAKDNDGVFLGTAKTSFTVLESGEKAAPMTVKLLATKTKLNTNEVTDIKVEIKNGVAPFSYVWRGPLVEDRREVVKVRAGQKGKFSVTVTVTDLRGKTASQTIDIEVLGIDLSAKIKEAENLVQLGKLDEAILVMEQAVRQDPENSQAIQYEQKLKTERNKVMSQLNITQQLINEARFAEAQAALVIAQNLHPKYQPVVDMAQELSTSWNEYNNKIQTILNEVRKANEERDFQKAIDMINQIRSTMKLDRYAQEQLTNQENWSRKMLAEKENIRRILQAGENKLRQYDYAGALRDFDQGFVNFNNYWNNRDPETAKYIKLREEAFIKNRRVNELLSTVRPIAENPSLDTPVNVLQQALRDADELIQLQPNNVNAKRYRDSILNKLNRITKENSKLDQAKKLRAEGQKLENAGDLKGAIDKYQQSLAILPDANLAAHIKVLQDKLNKINNQGSDTGKKGETGTIDLSGTRWDWFDPKADASYNLSGNTIIIRAPNGNDLWPAFNFDAPRLTKQVTGDFNLQVRVNSQWRSDGYNGAGLAVNVGKTSVIRFERGLDGAIGGHHIVIFAFAEGREVGRSHIAFSANDFYLKLERRANNFTGWASANGRDWQKVGTITANFPANIAAGLTLIHQHSNSTFQASFSDFSLTKVTSTGKTDPSKPTDKPIDKPVVVGDRITAGYTSTGTSYAPNCKGDVFTGGSWCNSRNQSDWIERDLSGLYEIREIRIGQAGTDVTTKNSRIVIKLQLANGQWVVVDELKETNINLRELSFGGIGNSIPSYRKVLTPPIVAKTFRMELSGNGWFGAKDIALIGRAFNSTNIPVDKPIDKPTNKPTDPINKPDPPIKTGLQVTAIVENKSTDNVHIFIDGENFAPNDRLAPQEKRSISMKMLPNGAIKFFAGRNGKVITSKIWYGDPEHLDRYPKVIFTNDNTLLVTTGLR; encoded by the coding sequence TTGGACCGAATTGGGGAAGTAGCTATTTGGGCGCAAGTTTTAGATAAAAATGGGGCCACCATTGGCGAAGCTAAACAACAAGTAATAAATGTAGTTCCACCTAAATTTCAAGTTGTTTTTGACCCTCCAAGTGGTGCAAAAGTAGGACAAGAAATCAAGGTGACTATTACAACCATTCCTGAAATTGATAGCAATTTAGTCAATTATGTTTGGAGTAGTCCAATATCTAGCAACCGAATGGAATATAGCAATAATAGCAACGAAATAGGCTTTAAGTTACGAGAGACTAAGCCTTTTGAATTACTTGCTATAGCTAAAATTCCTACTTTAGGCGATGAACTAGCAGAAATTAAAGCAAATTACACAGCAACAGCTTATCAAGTTAAGGCTGAAGTAGTTGGAGCAACTTATTCTGGCCCAACTCCTACTGTTTGGGATCCTGTTAAACAAACTCTAGTGCCTGTTCCAAAAGGAACTTACATTACTGATCAAATGGTGACAGTAAAAGCTGAGGTAATTGGCGAGCCTCAACCAAACGGCGTGCGCTGGGATTGGGCAGTTAATTCTGGCACAACAATTGGCAATAACATTTCTCAAACTCCAACCATTTCACGCCATGAACCAGGCACAGCAGAAGCAATTGTAGTTGCTAAAGATAATGATGGGGTTTTTCTTGGGACAGCAAAAACTAGTTTTACAGTTTTAGAATCTGGCGAAAAGGCTGCTCCTATGACCGTAAAACTCTTAGCAACTAAAACTAAGCTTAACACTAATGAAGTAACTGACATTAAGGTAGAAATTAAAAACGGTGTTGCTCCATTTAGTTATGTTTGGCGAGGGCCACTAGTTGAAGACCGACGAGAAGTTGTTAAAGTCAGAGCAGGTCAAAAAGGTAAATTTAGCGTTACAGTTACAGTTACAGACTTACGCGGTAAGACTGCTTCACAAACTATTGATATTGAAGTGCTTGGAATAGATCTATCAGCAAAAATAAAAGAAGCTGAAAACTTAGTTCAATTAGGTAAACTTGATGAAGCTATTCTAGTTATGGAACAAGCTGTTAGACAAGATCCAGAAAATTCTCAAGCTATTCAATATGAGCAAAAGCTAAAAACAGAACGAAACAAAGTAATGTCACAACTTAACATTACTCAACAGTTAATTAATGAAGCTAGATTTGCAGAAGCACAAGCAGCATTAGTTATTGCTCAAAACCTACATCCTAAATATCAACCTGTTGTAGATATGGCGCAAGAACTTTCTACAAGTTGGAATGAGTACAACAATAAAATTCAAACAATACTTAATGAAGTACGCAAAGCCAATGAAGAGAGAGATTTCCAAAAAGCCATAGATATGATTAACCAAATCCGTAGCACTATGAAGCTAGATCGATATGCTCAAGAACAGCTTACTAATCAAGAAAACTGGTCGCGTAAGATGTTGGCTGAAAAAGAAAATATTCGCCGTATTTTGCAAGCTGGAGAAAATAAGCTTAGACAATATGATTATGCTGGAGCATTAAGAGATTTTGACCAAGGTTTTGTTAACTTTAATAATTACTGGAATAATCGAGATCCAGAAACAGCTAAATATATCAAGCTGCGAGAGGAAGCGTTTATTAAAAATAGACGTGTTAATGAGCTACTTTCTACAGTTCGCCCAATAGCAGAAAATCCTAGCCTAGATACGCCTGTTAATGTTTTGCAACAAGCTTTAAGAGATGCTGATGAGCTAATACAACTACAACCTAATAATGTTAATGCAAAACGTTATCGAGATAGCATCTTAAATAAGCTCAATAGGATAACAAAAGAAAATTCTAAATTAGACCAAGCTAAAAAACTTCGTGCTGAAGGTCAAAAGCTAGAAAATGCTGGTGACTTAAAAGGAGCAATTGATAAATACCAACAAAGCCTTGCTATTTTGCCGGATGCTAATTTAGCGGCACACATTAAAGTTTTACAAGACAAGCTAAACAAAATAAATAATCAAGGCAGTGACACAGGGAAAAAAGGTGAAACTGGGACAATAGACCTTTCTGGCACACGTTGGGATTGGTTTGATCCTAAAGCAGATGCTAGTTATAACTTGTCTGGCAATACAATAATAATTCGCGCTCCAAATGGTAATGATTTATGGCCTGCTTTTAACTTTGATGCTCCTCGTTTAACTAAACAAGTTACAGGTGATTTTAACTTACAAGTAAGAGTAAATTCACAATGGCGCAGCGATGGTTATAACGGCGCAGGCTTGGCAGTAAATGTTGGTAAAACTTCTGTTATTCGTTTTGAACGTGGTTTAGATGGTGCGATTGGTGGGCATCATATAGTAATTTTTGCTTTTGCTGAAGGTCGTGAAGTTGGACGATCTCATATAGCGTTTTCTGCTAATGATTTCTACCTTAAACTTGAACGAAGAGCTAACAACTTCACTGGTTGGGCAAGTGCTAATGGCCGAGATTGGCAAAAAGTAGGAACAATTACAGCTAATTTTCCTGCTAATATTGCTGCTGGATTAACTTTAATTCATCAACATAGCAACAGCACTTTCCAAGCTAGTTTTTCAGACTTTTCTTTAACAAAAGTAACTAGCACTGGAAAAACTGACCCCTCTAAACCAACAGACAAACCAATAGATAAGCCTGTTGTAGTTGGAGATCGTATTACAGCAGGTTACACAAGCACAGGCACTAGTTATGCTCCTAATTGCAAAGGAGATGTCTTTACTGGTGGTAGTTGGTGTAATTCTCGTAATCAATCTGACTGGATAGAGCGAGATTTATCAGGGCTTTATGAAATTAGAGAAATTCGTATAGGTCAAGCTGGAACAGATGTCACAACAAAAAATAGTCGTATAGTGATAAAACTTCAACTAGCTAATGGTCAATGGGTAGTAGTTGATGAACTTAAAGAAACTAACATAAATTTGCGAGAACTTTCTTTTGGTGGAATTGGAAATTCTATTCCATCTTACCGAAAAGTTTTAACACCTCCTATTGTTGCAAAAACTTTTCGTATGGAACTTTCTGGTAATGGTTGGTTTGGAGCTAAAGATATTGCTCTGATAGGAAGAGCTTTTAATTCAACAAATATTCCTGTAGATAAACCAATTGATAAGCCAACTAACAAACCAACAGATCCTATAAACAAACCTGATCCACCAATTAAAACTGGTTTGCAAGTTACTGCTATTGTTGAAAATAAATCTACAGACAATGTACACATTTTTATAGATGGGGAAAATTTTGCTCCAAATGATCGACTAGCACCACAAGAAAAACGCTCTATATCAATGAAAATGCTGCCTAATGGAGCAATTAAGTTTTTTGCTGGAAGAAATGGAAAGGTAATTACTAGTAAAATTTGGTATGGGGATCCTGAACACTTAGACCGTTATCCTAAAGTTATTTTTACTAATGATAATACTTTACTCGTTACAACAGGTCTAAGATAG
- a CDS encoding acetyl-CoA C-acetyltransferase, translating to MNKAYVIDAARTPRGRGRAGKGALSAIHPQELFAQVLNALRDRASFDVEDVDDVIVGCVSQAGEQGANLSRNAVLSAGWPEKISAVILNRFCGSGLQSINFGAMGVASGAMDLVVAGGVESMSRVPMGSDGGGADGNNLHLRNRIFQVPQGISADLIATLEGFSREQLDEIALRSQKNAAQAIEEKRFAKSLFAVKDPFTGAVALTQDEFPRPETTAEGLASLTASFIEFGQKAVGPNGETLNQMALQRYPQVKAIQHFHTAGNSSGIVDGAGAVVLASERYIKEKNIKPRAYIRAMATVGSEPVIMLTAPAPASEKALRMAGMKASDIDLWEINEAFAVVTLQTMRALNVDPARVNVNGGAIALGHPLGATGAMLFGTALDELERSNKQTALIIMCIGGGQGIATIIERL from the coding sequence ATGAATAAGGCATATGTAATTGACGCGGCACGCACACCTAGAGGACGTGGTAGAGCGGGTAAAGGTGCGCTTTCTGCTATTCACCCTCAAGAACTTTTTGCTCAAGTGTTAAATGCTCTTCGTGATAGAGCTAGTTTTGATGTAGAGGATGTTGATGATGTAATTGTTGGATGTGTTTCTCAAGCAGGAGAGCAGGGAGCTAATTTATCTCGTAACGCTGTGCTTTCAGCCGGATGGCCTGAAAAAATATCAGCAGTGATACTTAATCGTTTTTGTGGTTCTGGGTTGCAATCAATTAATTTTGGTGCAATGGGTGTTGCTTCTGGAGCAATGGATCTTGTTGTTGCTGGTGGTGTAGAAAGTATGTCACGTGTCCCTATGGGATCAGATGGTGGTGGGGCAGATGGTAACAATCTTCACTTACGCAATCGTATTTTCCAAGTACCACAAGGAATTAGTGCTGATTTAATCGCTACTCTTGAAGGGTTTTCACGTGAACAACTTGATGAAATAGCTCTAAGATCTCAAAAGAATGCAGCACAAGCCATTGAAGAAAAACGCTTTGCTAAATCTTTATTTGCTGTAAAAGATCCTTTTACAGGTGCAGTTGCACTTACACAAGATGAATTTCCCCGACCAGAAACTACAGCCGAAGGACTTGCTAGCTTAACCGCTTCATTTATTGAATTTGGTCAAAAAGCAGTAGGCCCAAATGGTGAAACACTAAACCAAATGGCACTCCAAAGATATCCACAAGTAAAAGCTATCCAACATTTTCATACTGCTGGAAACTCAAGTGGTATAGTTGATGGTGCTGGGGCTGTTGTACTTGCATCAGAGCGTTATATCAAGGAAAAAAATATAAAACCAAGGGCTTATATTCGTGCAATGGCAACTGTAGGAAGCGAGCCTGTAATAATGCTTACTGCACCTGCTCCAGCTAGCGAAAAAGCATTGCGCATGGCTGGTATGAAAGCATCAGACATAGACTTATGGGAAATCAACGAGGCTTTTGCAGTTGTTACATTACAAACTATGAGAGCCTTAAATGTTGATCCTGCGCGAGTAAATGTTAATGGTGGGGCAATTGCACTTGGTCATCCATTAGGAGCAACTGGAGCAATGTTATTTGGTACTGCACTTGATGAGCTTGAACGTAGCAATAAACAAACTGCGCTTATAATAATGTGTATTGGTGGCGGTCAAGGTATTGCTACGATAATTGAACGTCTATAA
- a CDS encoding S8 family serine peptidase — protein MTGGWRSVGTLGSRAENRQTQSNLVARPGNKPEGFVDRPGRRPGTNTFTAVTPQAITDAIAARANEPVVITGTASPNSAVKDLATTTSKINIDQDIDIENLNLNLDLQHTYRGDLVVKLTSPSGKTVTISDRQGGSADNIKGNFDLSQFAGEKTKGEWTLTIEDKARVDEGVLKNWSLEIKGKAPSGPVDTTKPPTKPTGDPIVVVLDGGVDYRHSDLDGSMWVNQREIAGDGIDNDNNGVVDDVHGFSVGFNSGDPLKGDGADHGTHVAGIIAAENNGVGNTGLAAGKAKIMSIGGLYDGNDLLVNFERSVDYMVNMKNRGENVRVVNASFGDEYRNPADQARWLAAVKKLADADILLVAATANGNGSNMNNVADFPANVDLPNVITVASMDRNNNRLASFSSFGDKVVELAAVGDNVLSTVPGGRHERMSGTSMATPMVAATAALMIAKNPNLTAPQIREIILATVDIDSDLRGKVSTGGKLNTAAAVAQA, from the coding sequence ATGACTGGAGGTTGGCGCAGCGTTGGAACATTAGGAAGCCGTGCAGAAAATAGACAAACACAAAGTAATTTAGTTGCTCGTCCTGGTAATAAACCTGAAGGTTTTGTTGACCGTCCTGGTCGTCGTCCTGGCACAAATACTTTTACCGCAGTAACACCTCAAGCAATAACAGATGCTATTGCTGCTCGTGCAAATGAGCCTGTTGTTATTACTGGAACCGCTAGCCCCAATTCAGCCGTCAAAGATTTAGCTACTACTACCTCAAAAATTAACATTGACCAAGATATTGATATTGAAAACTTAAACTTAAACCTAGATTTACAACACACTTACCGAGGTGATTTAGTTGTAAAATTAACTTCTCCATCAGGAAAAACTGTCACCATATCAGACCGTCAAGGTGGTTCAGCCGACAATATTAAAGGTAATTTTGACCTTTCACAATTTGCTGGTGAAAAAACTAAAGGTGAATGGACACTTACAATAGAAGATAAAGCTAGAGTTGATGAAGGAGTATTAAAAAACTGGAGTTTAGAAATTAAAGGTAAAGCTCCAAGTGGCCCAGTTGACACTACAAAACCTCCAACCAAACCAACTGGCGATCCTATAGTTGTAGTGCTTGATGGTGGTGTAGATTATCGTCACTCTGATTTAGATGGTTCAATGTGGGTTAACCAACGTGAAATAGCTGGCGATGGAATTGACAATGACAATAACGGTGTAGTTGATGATGTTCATGGCTTTAGCGTAGGCTTTAATAGTGGTGATCCACTTAAAGGAGATGGTGCCGACCATGGAACACATGTAGCGGGTATTATTGCGGCTGAAAACAACGGCGTTGGTAATACAGGTCTTGCAGCAGGTAAAGCAAAAATTATGTCCATTGGTGGACTTTATGATGGTAATGACTTATTAGTTAACTTTGAACGTAGTGTTGATTATATGGTTAATATGAAAAACCGAGGTGAAAATGTTCGTGTAGTCAATGCTAGTTTTGGTGATGAATATCGCAACCCTGCTGATCAAGCTCGCTGGCTAGCTGCTGTTAAAAAATTAGCTGATGCAGATATTTTATTAGTTGCTGCAACTGCAAATGGTAATGGTTCAAATATGAATAATGTTGCAGACTTCCCAGCTAACGTTGATCTACCTAATGTTATTACAGTAGCTTCAATGGATCGTAACAATAACAGATTAGCAAGTTTTTCATCTTTTGGTGACAAAGTTGTAGAGCTAGCCGCAGTAGGTGACAACGTTCTTAGCACCGTTCCAGGTGGTAGACATGAAAGAATGAGTGGTACATCAATGGCTACTCCAATGGTTGCAGCAACAGCAGCATTAATGATTGCTAAAAATCCAAATTTAACAGCACCTCAAATAAGAGAAATTATTTTAGCAACTGTTGATATTGACTCAGATTTAAGAGGCAAAGTTAGCACAGGCGGTAAGTTAAACACTGCTGCCGCAGTTGCTCAAGCATAA
- a CDS encoding PKD domain-containing protein, whose translation MSIKSFWTKPRFRNQTKQSSANFLQLTAKSEQQLAEASKIRNQQTYTANSSKEAAKKNKFSEIIKRCFIFLIIILLVFASFLPLVVEQAAINNLETIFLPTTQQDIGSLEKEFYALNTKTSQWLKIMEDNPRAILPLNFFEDLERRNHLAAKLAMERAEVAEQVAKEEKEKEGLREIVSYLRESTVVNGASETYLTAITDNLKQEEAFYTDWLEQTKDAQGVILTLDKANLPFNPQQEKIIENLRKEAAARKREITEQLDTVKDLQQKMQIAQNGLSSAFKAYDIYYNIQKGEFLDGAGNAVDIGSKLAEIVYDEKQLKEVSKRLELGQGTLSAIKSISEGAYLDGALDAVKAINGFIKDYQSKEIKDTKNTLGLFLATDFHTPQLKKVQDNLVKNLAEKNNSLQKIDRVKKTFEQSEKVLKRIQTAWRVIKVFHGHLSNYQNLLNSDSTRTTTTANLIAGMSAVGDAIDRVVGYFPPIMAETVGQFFKFYADALKAGEGIDTKMRAMLKARGDGIGIDLIGGLQHSTAGRYFAENHTGLVEIAKEFEKSGLRVFHIENTNIYYFVPDTNQIPIKLDDSLYKQLATVCSNFTALQTILATSTGETLYLLTNEDLAGIISSLKNKTNKFQINDGWFSDSTYELDGTAITRRVNDKLIDIADALIHIKAAVGEQLTKSNLEKLLSSWVSFTDDIAFQEKLAGCVLVENDKQKHNLFIAFMENRTAYEITILRAKLTDNKCLQHAELKIVGDSKGELNTTVNLTTELNAPLKQLKNIKLVWYNDTTKLGEGFSFALPLEKEGSHKIRVEFYSSSTGSQKLLDSPIHTVTVGKEKALQSSVKVKINGAALLKLGQTEYYSASVDGTINQKPVYNYSLRYAWSHGEGTSSSISFEAKEPGLTALKCEVFATINKKEQKIGEAIHNITIPTRLLVTAPKEVNATDIFDVKAEIPKELAGKVKSVYWYGGILLSDKPSGQEGSEIKMQYSNGYLDKDQKTNQPIVSKKKIGIVLYDENRRELDQGFAEIIVKPVYFQGSASEIWEGNTGLSLSLKRKPIKNGPRLQYSAEGDPSYVSTASVWGEALAYWTDRYSFKNTEDIAKHLKEAASKEQELVPISIADFKGYALEKKLSFSAGYGGWMTGYVGCSTYAGSSIGYLIKGQVIIGVHYFGSGGGSHDNEDRPWLEPLTQSVSAEAKAIVTGLRIGPDPKFAKTPYTGPKLDGSDFAAKLAVNLTATNKVYRPGQQPITITANVTGGKPPYNYQWTGQHGGKGGKIDFVSSKPGLEKLTVTVTSSDKQTASASIEIKVEKLEVKITGLEGQIVYGTKRKLNITPGGFRVYWQASQNLNFSPVESANGSTDIIFGPNWGSSYLGASFR comes from the coding sequence ATGTCAATAAAATCATTTTGGACTAAGCCCCGTTTTCGTAATCAGACCAAACAGTCTTCAGCTAATTTCCTTCAACTCACTGCAAAATCTGAACAACAATTGGCTGAAGCTAGCAAAATACGTAATCAGCAAACTTACACTGCAAATAGCTCTAAAGAAGCAGCAAAAAAAAACAAATTTTCAGAAATAATTAAACGCTGTTTTATTTTCCTAATTATTATTTTGTTGGTATTTGCCTCTTTTCTTCCATTAGTAGTAGAACAAGCAGCAATTAATAACTTAGAAACTATATTTTTACCAACTACTCAACAAGACATTGGAAGTTTAGAAAAGGAATTTTATGCTCTAAACACAAAAACATCTCAATGGCTAAAAATAATGGAGGACAACCCAAGAGCAATTTTGCCATTAAATTTTTTTGAAGATTTGGAAAGGCGAAATCACCTAGCAGCTAAACTTGCTATGGAACGTGCAGAAGTAGCAGAACAGGTTGCTAAGGAAGAAAAAGAAAAAGAAGGTTTACGAGAAATAGTTAGCTATTTACGTGAATCTACTGTAGTTAATGGTGCTTCCGAAACTTATTTAACTGCAATAACTGATAATCTAAAACAAGAGGAAGCTTTTTATACTGATTGGTTAGAACAAACTAAAGACGCTCAAGGCGTTATCTTAACGCTAGACAAGGCTAATCTGCCTTTTAACCCACAACAAGAAAAAATAATAGAAAATCTACGTAAAGAAGCCGCGGCGCGTAAAAGAGAAATTACTGAGCAACTTGATACAGTAAAAGACTTACAACAAAAAATGCAAATAGCTCAAAATGGCTTATCTAGCGCGTTTAAGGCTTATGATATTTATTACAATATCCAAAAAGGAGAGTTTTTAGATGGTGCTGGAAATGCTGTTGATATAGGTTCAAAGCTGGCAGAAATTGTTTATGATGAAAAACAGCTTAAAGAAGTTAGCAAACGCTTAGAGCTAGGGCAAGGAACACTTAGCGCGATTAAAAGCATTTCTGAAGGTGCTTATCTTGATGGTGCGTTAGATGCAGTTAAAGCCATCAATGGTTTTATCAAAGACTATCAATCTAAAGAAATTAAGGACACTAAAAACACACTTGGACTATTTTTAGCAACAGATTTTCATACCCCACAACTTAAAAAAGTCCAAGATAATTTAGTAAAAAACCTAGCTGAGAAAAATAACTCTTTACAAAAAATAGATAGAGTTAAAAAGACTTTTGAACAATCAGAAAAAGTCTTAAAGCGTATTCAAACGGCTTGGAGGGTAATTAAAGTTTTTCATGGACATTTAAGCAACTACCAAAACTTACTTAATTCTGATTCAACTCGCACAACTACAACTGCAAATTTAATTGCTGGAATGTCTGCTGTTGGAGATGCTATAGACAGAGTAGTTGGATATTTTCCTCCAATTATGGCGGAAACTGTTGGTCAATTTTTTAAGTTTTATGCAGACGCTCTTAAAGCTGGCGAAGGAATTGACACAAAAATGCGTGCTATGTTAAAGGCGCGTGGCGACGGTATTGGAATAGATTTAATTGGTGGACTACAACATTCTACAGCAGGTCGTTATTTTGCAGAAAATCATACTGGGTTAGTAGAAATTGCTAAAGAATTTGAAAAGTCTGGCTTACGTGTTTTCCATATAGAAAATACAAATATTTACTACTTTGTTCCAGATACAAACCAAATTCCTATTAAGCTAGATGATTCACTTTATAAGCAATTAGCTACGGTTTGTTCTAATTTTACGGCTCTACAAACCATTTTAGCTACTAGCACAGGGGAAACCCTCTATTTACTTACCAATGAGGACTTAGCTGGTATAATTAGCTCATTAAAAAATAAAACTAATAAGTTTCAAATAAATGATGGTTGGTTTTCAGACTCAACTTATGAGCTAGATGGCACAGCAATAACACGACGTGTAAATGATAAATTAATTGATATTGCTGACGCACTAATTCACATTAAAGCTGCTGTGGGTGAACAGTTAACTAAAAGCAATTTAGAAAAGCTTTTAAGTAGTTGGGTTAGTTTTACTGATGATATAGCTTTTCAAGAAAAGCTTGCTGGTTGTGTATTGGTAGAAAACGATAAGCAAAAACATAACTTGTTTATTGCTTTTATGGAAAACCGAACTGCTTATGAAATCACCATTTTACGGGCAAAACTTACGGACAATAAATGTTTACAACACGCTGAGTTAAAAATTGTTGGTGATAGCAAGGGCGAGTTAAACACTACAGTAAATTTAACTACCGAGCTAAATGCTCCATTAAAACAGCTTAAAAATATTAAGTTAGTTTGGTATAACGACACAACCAAGTTAGGAGAAGGTTTTTCCTTTGCTCTACCACTAGAAAAAGAAGGTAGTCATAAAATTAGAGTTGAATTTTATAGTAGCAGCACTGGAAGCCAAAAATTGCTAGACTCTCCTATTCATACTGTAACGGTTGGAAAAGAAAAAGCTCTACAATCTAGCGTAAAAGTAAAAATTAATGGTGCTGCACTCTTAAAACTAGGTCAAACAGAATATTATTCCGCTTCGGTTGATGGAACAATTAATCAAAAGCCTGTTTATAATTATTCCTTGCGTTATGCTTGGAGTCATGGAGAAGGCACTAGTTCTAGCATTTCATTTGAAGCTAAAGAACCTGGTTTAACTGCTCTTAAGTGTGAAGTATTTGCAACAATTAACAAAAAAGAACAAAAAATAGGCGAGGCAATTCATAACATCACAATTCCTACTCGCTTGTTAGTTACTGCTCCAAAAGAAGTTAATGCAACAGATATTTTTGATGTTAAAGCAGAAATACCTAAAGAATTAGCTGGAAAAGTAAAAAGTGTTTATTGGTATGGAGGAATATTGCTTTCAGATAAACCTTCTGGTCAAGAAGGTAGTGAAATTAAAATGCAATATTCCAATGGTTATTTGGATAAAGATCAAAAAACTAATCAACCTATAGTAAGTAAAAAGAAAATAGGAATAGTACTTTATGATGAAAATCGTCGTGAGCTAGACCAAGGTTTTGCAGAAATAATTGTTAAACCTGTTTATTTTCAAGGTAGCGCGAGCGAAATTTGGGAAGGCAACACAGGCTTAAGTTTAAGCTTAAAACGTAAGCCAATAAAAAATGGGCCTCGGTTGCAATATAGTGCTGAAGGTGATCCTTCTTATGTTAGCACTGCATCTGTTTGGGGTGAAGCTTTAGCTTATTGGACAGACCGCTATAGCTTTAAAAATACAGAAGATATAGCTAAACACTTAAAAGAAGCTGCTAGCAAGGAACAAGAATTAGTTCCAATTTCAATAGCTGATTTTAAGGGGTACGCACTAGAGAAAAAACTCTCTTTTAGTGCTGGTTATGGCGGTTGGATGACTGGTTACGTAGGTTGTTCAACTTATGCTGGTTCTAGTATTGGTTACTTAATTAAAGGACAAGTAATTATTGGTGTGCATTATTTTGGCTCTGGTGGGGGTTCACATGACAATGAAGATCGTCCTTGGTTAGAGCCTCTTACACAATCTGTTTCAGCAGAGGCAAAAGCAATTGTAACAGGGCTTAGAATAGGCCCAGATCCAAAATTTGCTAAAACTCCTTATACCGGGCCAAAACTTGATGGCTCTGATTTTGCAGCCAAACTAGCTGTTAACCTTACAGCAACTAATAAAGTTTATCGTCCGGGTCAACAACCTATAACCATTACAGCAAATGTTACAGGCGGAAAGCCTCCTTACAATTATCAATGGACAGGTCAACATGGCGGTAAAGGCGGAAAAATAGACTTTGTTAGCTCTAAACCTGGGCTAGAAAAACTAACTGTTACAGTAACAAGTAGCGATAAACAAACGGCTTCAGCCTCTATTGAAATCAAAGTTGAAAAATTAGAAGTTAAAATCACAGGTTTAGAAGGACAAATTGTTTACGGGACAAAACGTAAGCTAAATATTACGCCAGGAGGTTTTCGTGTCTACTGGCAAGCCTCACAAAATCTTAACTTTAGCCCTGTAGAAAGTGCTAATGGTAGTACAGACATAATTTTTGGACCGAATTGGGGAAGTAGCTATTTGGGCGCAAGTTTTAGATAA
- a CDS encoding Ohr family peroxiredoxin, with protein MDKIKPLFTATATTVGGRNGHTEASDGSVKADLSVPKELGGLGKAGTTTPEHLFAAGYSACFGGALDYVSKQHKKNASKAKITADVTIGEREGGGFGLAVKMQIEDKSLSQTDLEAFVKEAHEKICPYSHATRGNVQVDFEVVGG; from the coding sequence ATGGACAAAATTAAACCTTTATTTACAGCAACAGCAACTACTGTTGGTGGTCGCAACGGACACACAGAAGCTAGTGATGGTTCGGTAAAAGCTGATTTGTCAGTCCCAAAAGAATTAGGCGGATTGGGTAAAGCTGGAACAACTACACCAGAGCATCTTTTTGCTGCTGGGTATTCAGCTTGTTTTGGGGGAGCTTTAGATTATGTTTCTAAACAACATAAAAAAAATGCTAGCAAAGCTAAAATCACTGCTGATGTAACAATTGGTGAACGTGAAGGAGGAGGATTTGGTTTAGCTGTAAAAATGCAAATTGAAGATAAGTCGCTCTCTCAAACCGACTTGGAAGCTTTTGTCAAAGAAGCACATGAAAAAATTTGCCCTTATTCACACGCAACTCGTGGTAATGTTCAAGTTGATTTTGAAGTAGTAGGCGGGTAA